A region from the Sulfurospirillum oryzae genome encodes:
- a CDS encoding 2-isopropylmalate synthase: protein MQSTQTFKKYKPYPLVHLAHREWASNVITGAPIWVSTDLRDGNQALVEPMNATKKLAYFQKLVEMGFKEIEIAYPSASQTDFDFCRTLIEQNLIPDDVRVAVLMPSIEKHIKRTFEAMSGAKKVTMHLYNPTADNQRKIVFDKSKAEIIALAVEGTRIIKEEAAKFKGDVMFQYSPESFSQTELEFARDVVNAVISEWMPTKNAPMVINLPNTLEACTPNIYADRIEWMSKQMLERDSVILSVHPHNDRGTAVASAEMAILAGAQRVEGTLMGNGERAGNVDLITMAFNLYSQGIDPMLDIYNIDTILQEIITLTHSTIPPRHPYVGSMIYTAFSGTHQDAIKKGMEFQKVALDGYWHVPYLVIDPKDIKRDYRDVVRINSQSGKSGVAYVLKEFYGIETTKNMQIEIATEVQRLCDEKGIEVNAEEIFKVFRQICKL from the coding sequence ATGCAAAGTACACAAACATTTAAAAAATACAAACCGTACCCATTGGTACATTTAGCTCACAGAGAGTGGGCAAGTAACGTTATAACAGGTGCTCCCATTTGGGTTAGTACGGACTTACGCGATGGCAATCAAGCCCTTGTAGAGCCGATGAATGCGACCAAAAAATTGGCGTATTTTCAAAAATTGGTTGAGATGGGATTTAAAGAGATCGAGATCGCGTACCCGAGTGCTTCACAAACGGACTTTGACTTTTGCAGAACGTTGATCGAGCAGAACTTGATCCCTGATGATGTTAGGGTTGCGGTTTTGATGCCTTCCATTGAAAAACACATCAAAAGAACCTTTGAAGCGATGAGCGGGGCTAAAAAAGTAACGATGCACCTTTACAATCCAACCGCGGACAATCAGCGCAAAATTGTGTTTGACAAAAGCAAAGCGGAGATTATTGCTTTAGCGGTTGAGGGCACACGCATCATCAAAGAAGAGGCGGCAAAATTCAAAGGTGACGTGATGTTTCAGTATTCACCTGAGAGCTTTTCGCAAACGGAGTTGGAGTTTGCGCGCGATGTGGTGAATGCGGTTATTAGCGAGTGGATGCCAACGAAAAATGCACCGATGGTTATCAACTTACCGAACACCTTAGAGGCATGCACACCCAACATTTATGCCGATAGAATCGAGTGGATGAGCAAACAAATGTTGGAGAGAGACAGCGTTATTTTAAGTGTTCACCCGCACAATGATAGAGGCACGGCGGTTGCGAGCGCGGAGATGGCGATCTTAGCAGGTGCGCAAAGAGTTGAGGGGACATTGATGGGCAATGGCGAGAGAGCGGGCAATGTTGACTTAATCACGATGGCGTTCAACCTTTATTCGCAAGGGATTGACCCGATGTTGGATATTTATAACATTGATACAATTTTGCAGGAGATCATCACTTTGACGCACAGCACGATTCCTCCCCGTCACCCTTATGTAGGTTCTATGATTTACACGGCTTTTTCGGGTACCCATCAGGATGCAATAAAGAAGGGTATGGAGTTTCAAAAGGTGGCGTTAGATGGCTATTGGCACGTACCGTACCTTGTGATCGACCCGAAGGATATCAAGCGGGATTACCGTGATGTGGTGCGCATCAACTCGCAGTCAGGCAAAAGTGGTGTGGCGTATGTTCTCAAAGAGTTTTACGGCATTGAGACGACGAAAAATATGCAGATTGAAATCGCCACAGAGGTACAAAGGCTTTGCGATGAAAAAGGCATCGAAGTCAATGCCGAAGAGATTTTTAAAGTTTTTAGACAAATTTGTAAGCTTTGA
- a CDS encoding NAD(P)-dependent oxidoreductase yields MAIGFIGLGNLGTAIAKRLMSMNEEVIVWNRTKSKAEAKGFVCESSPKVLLEKCDTVLLCLFDSAGVRDVLTMENGLLSGALKGKTIIDLSTNHFNDVIEFHAMVEKQGGNYLECPVLGSVVPASKGELTAVCAGRESVFLTCKPLLEKFASTIFHLKEAGFAAKMKLINNLCLGSFMATIAECTALGEACGIDKKELLDILGAGGGKSLVLAAKTQKLIDEDFSPHFSTSAITKDLHCLQDLAYSLNRPLYTASVTKELFSKMKMMGKGDEDFSSIYQLFKA; encoded by the coding sequence ATGGCAATCGGTTTTATAGGTTTAGGCAATTTAGGTACAGCCATCGCAAAGCGTTTAATGAGCATGAATGAAGAGGTTATCGTTTGGAATCGCACCAAAAGCAAGGCAGAAGCGAAAGGCTTTGTTTGTGAGAGTTCTCCCAAAGTACTCTTGGAAAAATGCGACACAGTGCTTTTGTGTCTGTTTGACTCCGCAGGTGTTCGTGATGTTTTAACAATGGAAAACGGACTTTTAAGCGGTGCTTTAAAAGGCAAAACCATCATCGATCTTAGTACCAACCATTTCAACGATGTTATTGAATTTCATGCGATGGTTGAAAAACAAGGTGGCAATTACCTTGAATGCCCAGTGCTTGGAAGTGTTGTGCCAGCGAGCAAGGGTGAGTTGACCGCTGTTTGTGCGGGGCGTGAGAGTGTTTTTCTTACATGTAAACCACTGCTTGAGAAATTTGCTTCGACGATTTTTCATCTGAAAGAGGCTGGCTTTGCGGCGAAAATGAAGCTCATCAATAACCTCTGTTTGGGTTCATTTATGGCGACCATTGCCGAGTGTACGGCTCTTGGTGAAGCGTGTGGCATCGATAAAAAAGAGTTGTTGGACATTTTGGGTGCGGGGGGAGGAAAGTCTCTTGTTCTTGCGGCTAAAACACAAAAGCTTATCGATGAAGACTTTAGCCCGCATTTTAGCACTTCAGCGATTACCAAAGATTTGCATTGTCTGCAAGACTTGGCATACAGTTTGAACCGTCCGCTTTATACGGCGAGTGTCACCAAAGAGCTTTTTTCCAAAATGAAAATGATGGGAAAAGGTGATGAGGACTTTAGTTCTATTTATCAGCTTTTCAAAGCGTAA
- a CDS encoding helix-turn-helix transcriptional regulator has protein sequence MKKELKPYVALCDAVAKLFYPNVEVVMHDLEAKKLVHIVNAFSKRRVGDAMISELKDLNSIKENWVGPYDKTSSEGKRLKAVSIIVRDVDEKPIGMICINYNTEPIASLFESLKGFLHVNDSEPKPPVLFSQSWREHTDETIEKYLSSKNIALSGLSSDDKKELVIFLESEGIFAIRNVVGYICSVLNVSKATIYNWLKVVRG, from the coding sequence ATGAAAAAAGAACTCAAACCTTATGTCGCACTATGCGATGCTGTTGCTAAACTATTTTACCCAAATGTTGAAGTTGTGATGCACGACTTGGAAGCTAAAAAACTCGTTCACATCGTCAATGCTTTCTCAAAACGTCGCGTCGGCGATGCGATGATTAGCGAGCTAAAAGACTTAAACAGTATCAAAGAGAACTGGGTTGGACCTTATGATAAAACCAGCAGTGAGGGCAAACGCCTCAAAGCGGTGAGTATCATCGTGCGAGACGTAGATGAAAAACCCATTGGAATGATCTGCATCAACTACAACACTGAGCCTATTGCATCGCTGTTTGAATCACTCAAAGGCTTTTTACATGTAAACGACTCTGAGCCAAAACCACCGGTACTTTTTTCACAAAGTTGGAGAGAGCATACGGATGAAACGATAGAAAAATATTTGAGCAGTAAAAACATCGCCCTTTCAGGTCTTTCAAGCGACGATAAAAAAGAGTTGGTCATTTTCTTAGAGAGTGAAGGCATCTTCGCCATTCGCAATGTCGTGGGGTACATCTGCTCAGTTTTAAATGTCTCGAAGGCTACGATTTATAACTGGTTGAAAGTGGTGAGAGGTTAG
- the dbpA gene encoding ATP-dependent RNA helicase DbpA — protein sequence MKTTHPQSFDQMITHTDMLANLSHLGYNTMTPVQEATLPHTLAGRDIIAKAKTGSGKTAAFGLPLLLALHVNSMRIQSVVLCPTRELAEQVSAELRRLARFAHNIKIVTLCGGTRFVPQCINLEHGAHIVVGTPGRILQHLQEKTITFEHIKTLVLDEADRMLDMGFYEDIEKIIAKMPSKRQTLLFSATFPKEIEQMCNEVQSNAIRVSIEEEAHTSPNITQICYSVEAREKEAALKGVLLESDAKSVIIFCKTKVGVAELQGYLYDEGFDALSLHGDLEQIDRDEHLLLFANGSAQILVATDLASRGLDVKDVEMVINYELPQTMEIYTHRIGRTGRMGKEGMAVSFVTPREESFFEELKESNFAFTCKSIGDLNPTLTKPKKALYITLCIDGGKKHKMRAGDILGTLTKDIGLEAGVIGKIDILDKFSYVAIAREYADKAFNGLCATTIKNRRFKIWKLG from the coding sequence ATGAAAACAACACACCCCCAATCTTTTGATCAAATGATCACCCATACCGATATGTTAGCCAACCTTTCCCATCTAGGTTACAACACAATGACGCCTGTTCAAGAGGCAACATTACCGCACACATTAGCAGGACGCGACATCATTGCCAAAGCCAAAACAGGCAGTGGAAAGACCGCTGCGTTTGGGCTTCCGCTTCTTTTAGCTTTACATGTAAACTCCATGCGCATCCAATCGGTCGTGCTTTGCCCAACGCGTGAACTTGCCGAACAAGTAAGTGCGGAGCTAAGACGGCTCGCCAGATTTGCTCATAACATCAAGATCGTGACACTGTGTGGCGGAACGCGTTTTGTGCCTCAGTGCATCAACCTAGAGCATGGAGCTCATATCGTCGTGGGAACGCCGGGGCGTATATTGCAACATTTGCAAGAAAAAACGATCACTTTTGAGCACATCAAAACATTGGTGCTTGATGAAGCAGACCGCATGCTCGACATGGGTTTTTACGAGGACATCGAAAAGATCATCGCTAAGATGCCAAGCAAACGCCAAACGCTGCTTTTTTCTGCCACCTTTCCTAAAGAGATAGAGCAGATGTGCAACGAAGTGCAAAGCAATGCCATTCGCGTCAGCATCGAAGAAGAGGCACATACTTCACCCAACATTACGCAAATTTGTTACAGTGTTGAAGCACGCGAAAAAGAAGCGGCACTTAAAGGTGTTTTACTGGAGAGCGACGCTAAGTCTGTCATCATCTTTTGCAAAACCAAAGTAGGGGTTGCCGAGCTTCAAGGCTACCTTTACGATGAGGGGTTTGATGCGCTCTCTTTGCACGGTGATTTAGAGCAAATCGACCGTGACGAGCACCTGCTTCTCTTTGCCAATGGCAGTGCGCAAATTCTCGTTGCCACCGATCTTGCTTCCCGTGGGCTTGATGTCAAAGATGTCGAGATGGTCATCAACTACGAGCTTCCTCAAACAATGGAAATCTACACCCATCGCATCGGACGAACAGGGCGTATGGGAAAAGAGGGCATGGCGGTGAGCTTTGTCACGCCAAGAGAAGAGAGCTTTTTTGAAGAACTCAAAGAGTCCAATTTTGCCTTTACATGTAAAAGCATTGGCGATCTAAATCCGACCCTAACAAAACCTAAAAAAGCTTTGTACATCACACTTTGCATCGATGGTGGCAAAAAACACAAAATGCGCGCAGGCGACATCTTAGGCACACTCACCAAAGACATAGGACTCGAAGCTGGCGTCATCGGTAAAATCGACATCTTAGATAAATTCTCTTATGTTGCTATAGCGCGTGAATACGCCGATAAAGCCTTTAATGGGCTGTGTGCTACGACCATTAAAAATAGGCGGTTTAAGATATGGAAGTTGGGGTAA
- a CDS encoding phosphatidylserine decarboxylase — protein MQRYPNFKSSIASRLFGAFASKEFPSPIQRTINKTYASMMKVDLMEFEEAHLYKSLNALFTRRFKMRRLFNINEKTLISPCDSIVSAFGKIENNLALQIKGFSYNVQGLLGDYIAKREKERLEGGEFVNFYLSPSDYHRYHAPIDMRIAKAVHIPGHLYPVNFTWLKKIQGLFVENERVVLECYTKENKLFYMVFVGALNVGKMAFTFDKNIQTNAKASIQQCYMYDDLFVTKGDELGHFEMGSTIVMLFEKESVNLELEGISRVKFGQPIGGIRDGEHKDSITQTNESGDDASLH, from the coding sequence ATGCAACGTTACCCTAACTTTAAGAGTTCTATTGCGTCTCGCCTTTTTGGTGCCTTTGCGTCCAAAGAGTTCCCAAGTCCAATACAACGAACCATCAACAAAACCTACGCTTCTATGATGAAGGTTGATTTGATGGAATTTGAAGAAGCACACTTATACAAAAGCCTTAATGCGCTTTTTACCAGACGTTTTAAAATGCGTCGTCTTTTTAATATCAATGAAAAAACGCTTATTTCGCCGTGCGATAGCATTGTGAGTGCTTTTGGAAAGATCGAAAACAACCTTGCTTTACAGATTAAAGGCTTTAGCTACAATGTGCAGGGCTTGCTAGGCGACTACATCGCTAAACGTGAAAAAGAGCGTTTAGAGGGTGGCGAGTTTGTCAATTTTTACCTCTCTCCAAGCGATTACCATCGCTACCATGCGCCTATAGATATGCGCATCGCTAAAGCCGTACATATACCCGGTCATCTTTACCCCGTTAACTTCACTTGGTTAAAAAAAATTCAGGGACTTTTTGTCGAAAATGAACGTGTTGTGTTAGAATGCTATACCAAAGAGAACAAACTGTTTTATATGGTTTTTGTAGGCGCACTCAACGTCGGAAAAATGGCATTTACATTCGATAAAAACATCCAAACCAATGCAAAAGCCAGTATTCAACAGTGTTACATGTACGATGATCTTTTTGTTACAAAAGGAGACGAACTCGGACATTTTGAGATGGGTTCAACCATCGTTATGCTTTTTGAAAAAGAGTCCGTCAATCTCGAACTTGAAGGAATCTCTCGTGTCAAATTTGGACAACCTATAGGGGGAATACGCGATGGAGAGCACAAAGACAGCATCACTCAAACAAATGAGTCGGGGGATGACGCTTCTTTACATTGA
- a CDS encoding EAL domain-containing protein gives MESTKTASLKQMSRGMTLLYIEDDTQARDAATSLFSELFNDVIVGVDGKDGARLYAAHHANIDLVITDITMPHMNGIELIHSIRHINPDVAIIVLSAHNEANYLAQTIEAGVDGYLLKPLSIAPMISTLGKVLEKIHLKRENTKSALLLKQYENITNTSSIISKTDPKGVITFVNDKFCQISGYKRDELIGKAHNIIRHPDMPKAAFRDLWRTIKDEKKTWQGIVKNRAKNGDTYYVKTTVQPILNPKGEVEEFISLRHDITAIMSDKKQLFDFLEANRLSVLILVQIEDYPILEKFYDKASVEKIEDAFGKNMLYLMPNRWGFQRVYHLGNGLYAFAIDRRNCKATKEEIYAVLEQFLANVKEYIVKIDSIEYDISAICSFTYGIFRIFEDAKIGIENAIQSKQPIVYADGLSGIEYDNALKNIETIHMIKTAIDNRKIISYFQPIVNNTTQKIEKYESLVRLVTEDGQLLTPFYFLETAKKGRYYSKITRIVLENSFAALYKIPEVSISINLSVHDIERDEITSYIEALLTQHSDEAHRIIFELLESEDIKDFFVIKKFIQTVKAKGVKIAIDDFGTGYSNFERLLSYEPDILKIDGSLIKNIHNNQVNQHIVETMILFAKKQRLTTVAEFVENEAIYEIVRDMGIDYSQGYHFGKPKLF, from the coding sequence ATGGAGAGCACAAAGACAGCATCACTCAAACAAATGAGTCGGGGGATGACGCTTCTTTACATTGAAGATGACACCCAAGCGAGGGATGCTGCAACCAGCCTTTTTTCAGAATTGTTCAATGATGTTATCGTAGGGGTTGATGGGAAGGATGGTGCACGCTTGTATGCCGCCCATCACGCCAACATCGATCTGGTCATCACTGACATAACAATGCCACACATGAATGGCATAGAGCTGATCCATAGCATACGCCACATCAATCCCGATGTTGCCATTATTGTTTTATCTGCACATAACGAAGCAAACTATCTTGCACAGACCATTGAAGCGGGTGTCGATGGCTATTTGCTAAAGCCTCTTAGCATTGCACCTATGATCTCGACACTGGGTAAAGTCCTCGAAAAGATTCATCTAAAACGAGAAAATACCAAAAGTGCTCTTTTGCTCAAACAGTATGAAAATATTACCAACACCAGCTCTATTATCTCCAAAACTGACCCTAAGGGTGTTATCACTTTTGTCAACGACAAATTCTGCCAAATTTCAGGCTATAAAAGAGATGAGCTTATTGGTAAAGCTCACAACATTATCCGCCATCCCGATATGCCAAAAGCTGCTTTTAGAGATCTTTGGAGAACCATCAAAGATGAAAAAAAAACATGGCAAGGCATTGTCAAGAACCGCGCTAAAAACGGTGACACCTACTACGTTAAAACGACCGTTCAACCTATCTTAAATCCCAAAGGAGAAGTCGAAGAGTTCATCTCTTTACGCCATGACATCACGGCTATCATGAGCGATAAAAAACAGCTTTTTGACTTTTTGGAAGCCAACCGTCTTTCGGTACTTATCTTGGTGCAGATTGAAGACTATCCTATTTTAGAAAAATTTTACGATAAAGCCAGTGTCGAGAAAATCGAAGATGCTTTTGGTAAAAACATGCTCTATCTTATGCCTAATAGGTGGGGATTTCAGCGTGTTTACCATCTTGGAAACGGGCTTTATGCTTTTGCGATTGACAGGCGTAATTGCAAAGCGACAAAAGAGGAAATTTATGCCGTTTTAGAGCAGTTTTTAGCCAACGTCAAAGAATACATCGTCAAAATAGACTCTATAGAATATGATATTTCCGCCATTTGTAGCTTTACTTATGGCATATTTAGAATCTTTGAAGATGCCAAGATTGGTATCGAAAATGCTATTCAAAGCAAACAACCCATCGTTTATGCCGATGGACTCTCTGGCATTGAGTATGACAATGCACTCAAAAATATTGAGACCATTCACATGATCAAAACAGCGATTGATAACCGCAAAATCATCTCTTATTTTCAGCCTATCGTCAATAATACAACGCAAAAAATTGAAAAATACGAATCGCTCGTGCGTCTTGTGACGGAAGATGGACAGCTTTTAACGCCTTTTTATTTTCTTGAAACTGCCAAAAAAGGACGTTATTACTCTAAAATCACCCGAATCGTTTTAGAGAACTCTTTTGCAGCTCTTTATAAAATTCCTGAGGTTTCTATTTCCATCAATCTTTCGGTTCATGACATCGAACGTGACGAGATCACAAGCTATATCGAAGCCTTACTTACCCAACACAGTGATGAGGCGCATCGCATCATTTTTGAACTGTTGGAGAGTGAAGATATAAAAGATTTTTTTGTGATTAAGAAATTTATACAAACCGTTAAAGCCAAAGGTGTCAAAATTGCCATTGACGACTTTGGAACAGGATACTCAAACTTTGAGCGACTGCTCTCGTATGAACCTGACATTCTTAAGATCGATGGTAGCCTTATTAAAAATATTCACAACAATCAGGTAAATCAGCATATCGTAGAGACAATGATCCTTTTCGCTAAAAAACAACGCCTCACAACTGTCGCGGAATTTGTAGAGAATGAAGCAATCTATGAAATTGTACGTGATATGGGAATTGACTACTCGCAAGGATACCATTTCGGGAAACCCAAGTTGTTTTAG
- a CDS encoding ferredoxin-thioredoxin reductase catalytic domain-containing protein, with the protein MITKIDMNSPEFIAEFEKTELFTDKVCAQFGFAYTPLEEVKESIQQGLTRNKLIYGKRYCPCFMVIGNTLEEQAKADNRLCPCTPALSVEIPQHGKCHCTIFCTPEHAHELAQAENMEEVAHTHSRGLSKEECEALMKKEQVDGNELEALLEAREQGCVKFNLVDTREWMEWMSERIKGTDFLIPTTSFHNALSQLNGKENTPVIVYCYSGSRSAYCQRILKHMGYKTVINLEYGIMAYDGETESGE; encoded by the coding sequence TTGATAACAAAAATAGATATGAATTCCCCCGAATTTATAGCAGAATTTGAAAAAACGGAACTCTTTACCGACAAAGTATGTGCGCAATTTGGCTTTGCTTACACGCCATTAGAAGAAGTAAAAGAGTCCATTCAACAAGGTTTAACACGCAATAAGCTCATTTATGGCAAACGCTACTGCCCTTGTTTTATGGTTATAGGAAATACCCTTGAAGAGCAAGCGAAGGCTGACAACCGTTTGTGCCCTTGCACGCCAGCTCTTAGCGTAGAAATCCCCCAACATGGTAAATGTCACTGTACGATCTTTTGTACCCCCGAGCATGCGCATGAACTCGCCCAAGCCGAAAACATGGAAGAAGTCGCCCATACCCATTCAAGAGGTCTCAGCAAAGAAGAGTGCGAAGCCTTGATGAAAAAAGAGCAGGTTGATGGCAATGAGCTTGAAGCGTTACTCGAAGCGAGAGAGCAAGGCTGTGTGAAATTCAATCTTGTGGATACGAGAGAGTGGATGGAGTGGATGAGTGAGCGCATCAAGGGAACAGACTTTTTGATCCCAACAACGAGTTTTCACAACGCTCTCTCCCAACTCAATGGCAAAGAGAACACACCTGTCATCGTTTACTGTTACAGTGGAAGCCGAAGTGCGTATTGCCAACGTATCTTAAAACACATGGGCTATAAAACGGTGATAAATCTCGAATACGGCATTATGGCGTATGATGGGGAAACTGAAAGCGGAGAATAA
- the ychF gene encoding redox-regulated ATPase YchF produces MGLGVGIVGLPNVGKSTTFNALTKAQNAESANYPFCTIEPNKAVVPVPDPRLEELAKIVNPERIQHSTVDFVDIAGLVKGASAGEGLGNQFLSNIREVEVILHMVRCFEDENITHVENSINPLRDIEIIESELIFADVQQLDKKLDRLKRQAKLEKGAQAMAEIATELRAHLDDIKPVSTFARKDDENFQALDKELRFLSNKTIIYGANVDEAGLLEENEHVKAVKAHAKEVGADVVVLCAKVEEEMIALEEEEAEEFLKELGIEESGLKQIIRLAFDKLGLASYFTAGVKEVRAWTIEKGWKAPKAAAVIHNDFEKGFIRAEVIGYNDFIAYKGEAGSKEAGKMRLEGKEYIVQDGDVMHFRFNV; encoded by the coding sequence ATGGGCTTAGGTGTCGGTATCGTAGGACTCCCCAATGTTGGAAAATCAACCACTTTTAATGCACTTACCAAAGCGCAAAATGCAGAATCTGCAAACTATCCTTTTTGTACAATAGAGCCAAATAAAGCTGTCGTACCTGTTCCAGATCCAAGACTTGAAGAGCTTGCAAAGATCGTCAATCCTGAGCGCATTCAGCACTCCACGGTGGATTTTGTTGACATCGCTGGTTTGGTTAAAGGTGCAAGTGCGGGCGAAGGACTTGGCAATCAGTTTTTATCAAACATTCGTGAAGTCGAAGTCATTTTACACATGGTACGTTGTTTTGAAGATGAGAACATCACGCATGTTGAAAACAGCATCAATCCCCTTCGTGATATTGAGATCATCGAGAGTGAGCTTATCTTTGCCGATGTTCAACAACTCGACAAAAAGCTAGACCGTCTCAAACGTCAAGCCAAACTCGAAAAGGGTGCGCAAGCGATGGCAGAGATTGCCACAGAACTTCGAGCACATCTTGATGACATCAAACCTGTCAGTACGTTTGCTCGCAAAGACGATGAAAACTTCCAAGCACTCGATAAAGAACTACGTTTCCTCTCTAACAAAACCATCATTTACGGTGCCAATGTCGATGAAGCAGGCTTACTCGAAGAAAACGAGCATGTCAAAGCGGTAAAAGCACACGCTAAAGAGGTCGGTGCGGACGTCGTTGTTTTATGTGCCAAAGTTGAAGAAGAGATGATCGCCCTTGAAGAGGAAGAAGCCGAAGAGTTTTTAAAAGAGCTTGGCATCGAAGAATCAGGTCTTAAACAGATCATTCGCCTAGCGTTTGACAAACTCGGTCTTGCATCTTACTTCACCGCAGGTGTGAAAGAAGTTCGCGCTTGGACGATTGAAAAGGGCTGGAAAGCTCCTAAGGCTGCGGCGGTTATCCATAACGATTTTGAAAAAGGATTCATCCGTGCAGAAGTCATTGGCTACAATGATTTTATCGCATACAAAGGTGAAGCTGGCTCAAAAGAGGCGGGTAAAATGCGCCTAGAAGGTAAAGAATACATCGTTCAAGATGGCGATGTCATGCACTTTAGATTTAACGTATAA
- a CDS encoding PAS domain-containing protein, whose product MQTTYQMFVETSVPSDELIISRTDLSGKITYANETFARISGYAIDELIGKPHNIVRHPDMPHSVFKTLWETLGRGEMWKGYVKNLRKDGGYYWVYAEVSGVYKDGVLVEYKSLRAPMDEETKIKMQREYDECKKDEENTSRAVIYLQSSLVEKIEKLAREKNRPADEIINEILSDTLF is encoded by the coding sequence ATGCAAACGACCTATCAGATGTTTGTTGAAACGTCGGTTCCAAGTGATGAACTCATTATCTCACGTACGGATTTAAGTGGAAAAATAACGTATGCCAACGAAACATTTGCTCGCATTTCTGGTTATGCGATTGATGAGCTCATTGGAAAGCCTCATAACATTGTTCGTCATCCCGATATGCCTCACTCTGTTTTTAAAACACTCTGGGAAACGCTTGGACGAGGTGAAATGTGGAAAGGGTATGTCAAAAATCTTCGCAAAGATGGAGGCTACTACTGGGTCTATGCTGAAGTTTCGGGTGTCTATAAAGACGGCGTACTGGTTGAGTACAAATCTCTTCGAGCACCCATGGATGAAGAGACAAAAATTAAGATGCAACGCGAGTACGATGAATGTAAAAAAGACGAAGAAAACACGAGTAGAGCAGTGATTTACTTGCAAAGCTCTTTGGTGGAAAAAATCGAAAAATTAGCACGCGAGAAAAATCGTCCAGCCGATGAGATTATTAATGAGATATTAAGCGACACGCTCTTTTAG